Proteins from one Emys orbicularis isolate rEmyOrb1 chromosome 2, rEmyOrb1.hap1, whole genome shotgun sequence genomic window:
- the PTF1A gene encoding pancreas transcription factor 1 subunit alpha has protein sequence METVLLEHFPGGLDSFSSPPYFDEEDFFTDQSSRDPLEADEFLEQDVDFLSHQLQEYYRDGGQGEGGYCCEAAAAAANFSSSSSPSSPSFPYECCGAAASELLSPGGRLKALSSAKRRRRVRSEAELQQLRQAANVRERRRMQSINDAFEGLRSHIPTLPYEKRLSKVDTLRLAIGYINFLSELVQSDLPLRSASSESPSQPKKVIICHRGTRSPSPSDPDYGLPPLAGHSLSWTDEKQLKEQNIIRTAKVWTPEDPRKLNNKSSLNNIENEPPFDFAS, from the exons ATGGAGACGGTGCTGCTGGAGCATTTCCCCGGGGGGCTGGACTCCTTCTCCTCGCCCCCCTACTTCGACGAGGAGGATTTCTTCACGGACCAGTCCTCCCGCGACCCCCTGGAAGCGGACGAGTTCCTGGAGCAGGACGTGGACTTCCTGAGCCACCAGCTGCAGGAGTATTACCGGGAcggggggcagggcgaggggggCTATTGCTGCGAGGCGGCGGCCGCCGCGGCcaacttctcttcctcctcctccccctcctcgccCAGCTTCCCCTACGAGTGCTGCGGGGCGGCCGCCTCTGAGCTGCTGTCCCCCGGGGGCAGGCTCAAGGCGCTGAGCTCCGCCAAGCGGCGCCGGCGGGTGCGCTCCGAGGCGGAGCTGCAGCAGCTGAGGCAGGCGGCCAACGTGCGGGAGCGCCGGAGGATGCAGTCCATCAACGACGCCTTCGAGGGGCTGAGGTCCCACATCCCCACGCTGCCCTACGAGAAGCGGCTCTCCAAGGTGGACACCCTGCGCCTGGCCATTGGCTACATCAACTTCCTGAGCGAGCTGGTGCAGTCGGACCTGCCCCTGCGGAGCGCCAGCAGCGAGAGCCCCAGCCAGCCCAAGAAAGTCATCATCTGCCACCGGGGCACAA GATCACCTTCTCCAAGCGACCCTGATTATGGACTGCCTCCTCTTGCTGGACACTCTCTGTCATGGACTGATGAGAAGCAACTTAAGGAACAAAACATTATTAGAACAGCTAAAGTGTGGACTCCTGAAGACCCCAGAAAACTAAACAACAAATCTTCTCTAAACAACATAGAAAACGAACCTCCATTTGATTTTGCATCATGA